The following nucleotide sequence is from Drosophila simulans strain w501 chromosome 3L, Prin_Dsim_3.1, whole genome shotgun sequence.
ccaaatgcaatttatgcacaaaCAAAGGCCCAACTGCCAGCgaaacacaattaaaatttgaataagTTTATTGCCGCTGCCATTATGCGGCTCATTAGCGGGAAATGCATGGCCCTGTCGATTAGATAAACAAAAGCGAGAGGAATTactttaattaactaatttgcCAATGCAGCAAATCCGAATGGACACACACGCATCGCGGCGTTACGTAATATcgaacaaataaaactgattCGAACGTATCGAATTAATCCAATGGGGTTCATCAGCTACATAGTTAGCAATATTTTCCACAGCTCTATGAACATCCGCCAGGTGAATGGGTTGAGGTGATGCGTGGGAGGGGGGTACAGCATATAGATTTCGTTCTTTTTCCGAATCGGGCCTAACCTTAACCACCGTCAGCGGATAATCGTAGTCCGCCCCGCCCACCAGACGAAAGCCCCAGGGCACATTATCAAATCGGCACATCTTAATGTCGAGCACCATGTTTCCTTGATTTATTCCGACTTTTTTGTTCGTTTCGATTTTTCCGTTTTCTATCGCGaattttcttctattttttttttttattttttctcttgCTTTTCCGGCGCTTTGCGGTCGGTGGGAAGAAGCGAGTGTTTCGAGTGCAGCGCTGGCAACCAACTGTTGGCATCGCCGTGCGTGCAACTCGACAATCGagtggcgatggcgatggtggtgATCGGAGCGATTTCGCACACTGCCGCCGGAGGAGCTTCATCGAAGCATACTTTCCTCCTGGCCACGACATGCTAATGAGGCTGCCACACTGTCAGCCATCGGCTTACATTCCCCTTTACCCCATTCCGTGCCACTGCCCATGCCCCTGCCCCACGGATATCTGGTCGTAATCGTAATCGCAATCGACAGCAGTCAGAGCCTCTTAGCGGCAATGTAACAGGTTGGGCGAACGGGTTATGCTTTAAAGTGGGCGGATTTTTGGAGGTGATTACACTGAAAACTATGGTCGAAGAATCTGTGTGCATCAATTCTCAGCTGAGAGCAAGTCCCATAAGGCTATCTCTTCTGAATATCTTAAAAATACATTCTAAAATATAGCTATAGATAGATGTACATATTGATACAACTTCTGGGAATATTTCCTAAGAAATACAATACCCCAACTAGCAAAATAACAGTGCATCGCTTTTCCATCGAAATCGGGAGTGGAGCTAGAAATAGAGTTTGAATTTTTAGGGTAAACCATACCTGAAACATGGGTGGTCAAAGGATTTGCAGTTTGCACGCCCGTGGGGCATGCTATGCCACTGCATTGCTAGACTGCAGAAGAGGCCATTGAACTGCATTAGCTAGCTTCCGTTTTAGTGGTATAAATACCAGTTGCAGCCCAGAGCATCCACTGCATATCCAAGATGTTTAGCCAGCACAACGGTGCAGCAGCACATGGCCTTCGGCTGCAGTCGCTGCTTATCGCAGCCATGCTCACCGccgcaatggcaatggccacGCCGACTGGCAGTGGTCACCACTTGCTGCCCCCCGGGAACCACAAGCTCTGCGGGCCCGCACTGTCCGATGCCATGGATGTGGTGTGTCCCCATGGCTTTAATACGCTGCCAAGGAAACGTGAAAgcctgctgctggccaacagcgacgacgacgaggacgcgaagcaggaggaggaggatgataGCAGCATGTGGCAGACGCTGGACGGGACAGGTTACTCCTTCAGTCCACTGCTAACCAATCTGTACGGATCCGAGGTCCTGATCAAGACGCGTCGTCGCTACAGGAGACACCTGACCGGTGGCGTCTACGACGAGTGCTGCGTCAAGACCTGCAGCTACTTGGAGTTAGCCATCTACTGTCTACCGAAATAGGAcacttggccaacacacactcaTTACCCAGCATGCATACACTTAAACATGGCATTCCCACATACATCCTATATGTACACCCGTTCCCCCAACAGCATTCGTAATCCAATTCGTAATCACTTATTTATGCAGCACCAACTTTGACTAATGAATAAAAGTAGACAGTGCAAAAAGAAGAATTTGTGTGAGCGGCAAAGACAAGACAGTCAAAGGAAAAGTACCAAGGAGGCGTAATTCGTTGCCAGGATGCTGCTGGCTCCAATCAGCTGGCTCGGGTTCTTGTTGGCCTACTCCGGCCTGCCGGGCGCCCAAGCGCGGATTGGTAAGTATAGGGTAGAGATGGTAGAGGCAAACGGGCTGGAAACGAGGTGACTTTAAGACCAAGGACTCATTTGGTATTCATAAATGCAGGGCTTAGCACGGCCTGGCTGTTTAtacataaattgtttaattggcTGACAGCAAAACGCCCACAAAGCCCTGCTCCTTCTCCCTAACACGGCCACCCAAAAAACCACCCACAGTTTTCCAATAGCCATTTGCATAAGTCAGCTTTGACATTGAACGAGTTTAGCCAGGCGTTAGAGAGAAGAGCCAACTCCGGAATGCACTCATCGCATCCTAACACAATTTGACAACCTGACTTTTGAGGATAACATGTGTGTGGATCTGGACCCCGACCCCTAGAACCCGACCCCGACCCAGACCCAGTTTAAGTTCCTTACGAGGCAGTATATAAGCCAGTTACTTTGGGCCAACCATCATCAGTTAGCTTTCGACCCGGCTCGACCCAACTTAATCCATTCGATCGTAAAGCAACCTAAGCAGTAAACCCATAACCATGAGCAAGCCTGTGTCCTTCATCTCGATGGTGGCTGTGATTTTGCTGGCCAGCTCCACAGTGAAGTTGGCCCAAGGAACGCTCTGCAGTGAAAAGCTCAACGAGGTGCTGAGTATGGTGTGCGAGGAGTATAATCCCGTGATACCACACAAGCGCGCCATGCGTAAGTTCTTACCAGGATGCAGATCCTCCAGCTGGCTTTGCTAGATATACCTTGTATCCACGATTTTTCTCAGCCGGTGCCGACAGCGACCTGGACCCCCTCAATCCCCTGCAGTTTGTCCAGGAgttcgaggaggaggacaatTCGATCTCGGAACCGCTGCGAAGTGCCCTCTTTCCTGGGAGCTATCTGGGGGGTGTCCTCAGTTCCCTGGCGGAAGTCCGGAGGCGAACTCGCCAACGGCAAGGAATCGTGGAGAGGTGCTGCAAAAAGTCCTGTGATATGAAGGCCCTGCGGGAGTACTGCTCCGTCGTCAGAAATTAGGCCTCCTAATGCGAAAATCATTGACCCCAACTGACCTGCTCGACGCGATTATCTCTGGATCTGGTTCCAAACCAACCATGTGCATATATACTACAATCGATGTTTTTTACAGCTTGTTGCATGTTACTCTTTATGAATGATCGAAATggattaaatatatattctgcTTTAAGCTTTGGCAAACAATCGCAAATGCTACTCCATATTATTACCAATTTGGGACACTACATTCATTATTATCATATTTGGATATTTGTTGATTATTACACttgagtttgttttattttagcgttcaaaaataaaaaaataataatataacacAAGTATTcacaaaactaaaattaatatataaatttttttccaTCAAAACTAAAtgtattgaaaacaaaaaacgtaaCCTTTACTTTGGAAAAGAAACTTGAAACAATTTTaaccattcattcatttccaAAAACTTGTAGAATACTTGTATTAAAATACAAGTACATTTAGCTTTCAAATTTTAGTTCATAGATTTTTTCGTACTTTGTTTATCGATGATTATATCTTCCAAAAAGAAGTTAATGCtcaaatcttaaaaaaaaaactttttagttGACATTAAAAGATAAGGCAATACTCATTATTGAATCGTTTTGTGAAGTCGTAAATTAGATGATTATATTGGTAATATTACGCTATGACAAAACTATGTTATTACTTTTACTATTATTAGTTAGTatattagttagttagttagtatataattattactattattttgagagctaaattaaaataaattaaccacGGTTCATGCAGAccttaaataacaataatacaTTACCAAATGCAAGGCATTAAAAGTGCAAAGCGGATAATCTTCgtaaattaactaaaatacCTATAAATATcgtttaaaaacaaaaagcactgAAGCCCAGAAGCTGTGACCAGTTCAACGTATGTTTTGAGGGCATTCAATCGgaatgattttaaattttacaatgaGCTGAGTTTGTTAAAAAATCACGGCTTCCTTTTCAACATAGTTGCAAACAGAAATCCGGCCGCtgttcaataaataattaactgCAATGAACGACAATGAAAAATCAATGTAATACCCGTTTAATTACCAATCAAGTTGGCCAATCTGCAGCAGTTTgaatacataatttatttaataatttataccCAGGCGATGTATTCTGGCCCCGCACAATCATACATATCTACATGCATAACATCCCGTGTTCCGATTCATTTCGCGTGCCTGTCTCTGATTTCAGATCATAAATTATGCGCATACATCCCACTtacatgtgcatatatatcATAAATCCAAAATTGGAATTGAGTAGGCTTCGATAACGACTTAACAACTATGAATACGTGAGTGCTTTCCCCAATCCGTGTCCTTTCAGTCCTTTTCAGTTATCGCAGTTGTCGTCATTGGGTTAATAGGTTTACGAGGTTTACGTTCTGGGCTTGGCAGCACAATACCTCAGCACCTCATCCATGGTGCACGACTTCAGGCAACACTCGTCGAAGACTCCATCCCGAAGACGTCGAGTCTTGAGCATCTGAACCGAACTATCACTCAACAGTCTTTCCAGCAGGGAACGGTCTTCGAAGCCGTCGATCAGGTTGAAGTTCACGGGGTCTACAGGTGTTAAGGGAAAGTAAAGTATTAGTATTCCTTGTCCTTATATCAAGTATCGTTTTCCACTTGGAAAATCCCATAGCTGCCTTGCACCTACCCAAAGTTCTCTTGGTCATTGCATTGAAGCCATACACACAGAGCTTGGACAGAGTTTCGGGCAGTTTGCGGCCGCACAACTTCATGGTGGCCTGGACACCGCCGATCATGAGGATTAGCAGGAGCAGGCTGGGTAGCAGGATCCTCCTGCCCTGACACCTCATCTCGATGCCCATGAGTGATGGAGTGGTGTTTGAGTGTGGATGCGTGAGTCCCTCAGGGAGTGTGTGGTATATCTCTGCCAAGTGGCCCGGCCTCAACTGTTTGGCTCCCAGCCATCGGCTGAGGGTTATATATATGGGGCAGAATCGGATACGATCCGAGTTGGATGTCTGCGGGCTGTATCCAGCGTCTGAGCACTGTCAGCATGCGTTAGTCGTAGTGTCAGTTAGCACCATGCACATAGTTCGCCGTGGTCTGGTCTAGTTTCTTGTGAGGATTCGGGTGTGGGTTGTTATTTATCCCTGCGGGCTGGCATGGGATGTCTGAAATGGTGAGATGATGATGAGCCCGGGGGGTCTTACGCACATCAGCTGGCGTTTGTTTACCTTCTCGCCCAAGAAGTAGCGCACGGATCTGGATTgctggaaaacaaaatgaCGTGCATCGAGTTCCCTTCGGCACACGAGGGTGTTCATCCATTTCGGCGGGTTCAGAAAGTTTAGCTGAAAAGTTAAGCAGTTTAACTAGAGTTctatgcatacatatttaaacTCACATTTGGCAAGCTACTACGTGAAATTTATTCATTGATTAAATACagatttttttgaatttgtcaTTTCATAACtttgaaatgtaataaaaaacaacTTCAGAATAATGAGACTTTCAAAACTACTTAAATTCCTTAAATTGACACAAAAGCCATCACGTTTTAACAACACTTTTAGAGCTTCTTTCATTcccattcaattaaaaacgagTGCCAACTTATTCAATTGCTTTTGAGTGGAAAACAATAAAGTCGCCTTCTGTTATCTCATTATCTTTGGCTCAGTACCTTCGATGCTTTATGGTTTCCCCAAGTCCCTTTTGCCAATGATAAGCCAACTGAGCCTTTTCTCCGTCCACAAAAAATCAGGTAGATTTTTACCTGTAAGCCCGGAATTATTATCATTTCAAAACCCTTCGGTTGAATAGAGTGTTATCTTCGGAAAATCCCGCTGCTGATTGGAAGTTGTTTACTTGTTTTGATATCGCTCCCTcgataataacaaaaaatatggatAAAAGGAAGCTGGGAATTCGAATCTGAGTGTATTACCGAGTTCGTTTTGTCTCcatcttttgttttgcttattaaaATCAGAACGTCatctaattaaaaattcatatttttcattattgtTCTCGGAAAACAAGGGCACCGCACTCGAGGTGCTGAATGGCAGCTGCTTGTGGGTGGCTCGGTGGTTTGGGTGGTTTGGGTGGCTTGGGTGGCTTTGGGTGGTTTCGGGTGGTTTGAATAATCCGGGGATTCCCCATGCCGCACAGCTGGAATGCTGCAGGGCGCAGAATGAAGAAAAAAGCAATGGACTCTTcttttgtttctgctgctgcttggagAGTAACTTTATTTGCCTCCACTAGAAATTTTACAATGAAATATTTGGAAATACGATTACGTTTATAGTTAGGGGTTAAGTGTAGTAGGAAAATGAATTGCAAAAAGCCTGCCGGTCGGGTGTTGTTCCCGTGCCGCCACACAAAATCTCAGCCATGTCGGGTTCATCTGGTACTTGATTTTTGGGATCTGGTttctgggtttttttttttgttttgccatccTGGTCATCAGGCGCAGTAGTCCAGTATATCGTCGTAGGTGCAGCCCTCCTTGCAGCACTCGTGAGCGATGCGTCGCCGGTGGCGTCGCAACTTGCGTCCACTTCCGCCGGCCGGTGGCACTCCCTTCtccgtatccgcatccgtatGCTTCTGCTTCAACCTtcccgtttccgtttcctgttCGGTGTCCTCATCCGGCTGCTGGAGCTTACGGATTAGGTCTCGCACTCTAGCATCCTTTGATGCTTGACGAAAAGAAGTTAGATGTATGGATGCGAATGAAATATGCAGAGTACCCAATCTCTTACCAGTGCTCCGCCTGACCCGGCGTGTAAATCCATTAACACAAATCACATCCAGTGCCTGGATCAGAGCCTCGCCGCACATCTTCCGGCGTCCCTGGACAGGCTGCAGCAACTGCGACACGGTggccagcaggagcagcagcgccagtCCCAGTCTAATCAGGCTCATCCTGCTCGATCTTTCACTCCGCCGTCCGTGCTCTCACCGGGCATAAAAGGTATGCCTCCTATATCTCTGGTATCTCTGGGTCCTATCTCGAACTTATCGTGCTCTTGGCAAACCGATCGCTGGGCATGCCAAATGATACTGATCCTTGAAGTTGGCCGGCGCTCAAAATGTTGACTCGCTAATTGACTTTTTGACTTCACGTATTGCGGCCAGGTAGAAAGTTGAACTCGGGCCAGGTCAGTCAACCAACCAGTCAGCTGCAGGAGATTTCCCTTTGGACTACCaggtttttcttatttttgtcgCTCGACCAGCCGGCGGGCAAATGCCCTGCGAAAGGGAATGGCCTTTCCCGGCCAGGAATTGCCCGACTTATCCAAAGTCAAAGTCTAATCTCGATCCTTACTTTACGGAGGGGAAATACATACAAAATTGGCCGGGACATACAAATTTGTTGTGTAAAACTGGGATATAGATTAAACTTTTGCTAGCCAAACAACAActattacatatgtatatctatggGTACTTTAGAAGATTGATAATTAGTTAGGTATTTAACTAACATATTTACTtgatttttcttgtttgttgaCAGGCTACTTCTGGCACATTAGTGACCTCCACCTGGACACACTCTACTCCACGCAGGGCGACATATACAGAAGCTGCTGGGAGTTAGCACGATCGGTTTCCGGCTCCAATGCCAATAGTGCGGCATCGGAGCCACCTGGTCCTTTTGGACACTACAACTGCGATAGTCCGTGGAGTCTGATTGAATCGGCGGTGAAGACCATGAAGGCCAAGCAGGGCGACAATGTGGAGTTCGTCCTGTGGACAGGAGATGCCCTCTCCCATTCCGCTCAGCCGCTCTCCGAGCAAAAGCAGCACGAAATCCTGCGAAATATTACAGAGCTGCTGGGACGCAGCTTCTCCTCGCAGTTCATATTCCCGGTCTTGGGCCACGAGGACGGCAGTGGCAGCTATCGCAGATTGGGCGAACTGTGGCGTCACTGGCTTCCCTCCGAGGCCCTGGTGACCTTCGATCAGGGCGGCTACTACTCCATCGAACAGACCAAGAGTCGTCTGCGCATTGTGGCTCTGAATACGAATTTCATGCGACTTGATCCCGATCCGGATCCAAGGGCATCGCTAAGTTTACGATGGCCAGCTGAATATTTCGCCGAGCCCAAGGCATCCGTGAGCTCCATTTCGCCAGAGGATGAGCTGCTGGCGGAGCAACAGTGGCTCTGGCTGGAGGAGGTGCTCACCAAGTCCAAAGAGAAACAGGAAACGGTAGGAGTAACTATTTTTAACAgtattatgtaaatttaaaatccgcttttttgtgttaaaattaaataattcccATTTCAGTCAACTAACATTTTATCAGCATGTGTATTGACTAATCAACACATAATTACAGATAAATTAATGAActcattatttttatacctcggagtttttataaattttttgatAAACTCGCTTTTTTTGGACTCTTTCTACTTAATTTCTTATTAACTCATATACGCCTTACATTtcacaaaatttaaatgcatttaaaaattgcctaccataatttaatttttgcaccTCGTAAAGccaatatttttcataaaattaacGAGATAACGCGACGCATAcgtaaatattcaatatttttgacTTACCTTGACCCTAGGCTATCGCATGCCAGTAAATCCAATCGGATAGCCAACTGGCCTTttgattaattataatatttaatttgcaacaaGAAggattgatttcatttcactcGCCGCTTGGATTAAATGAACCGAATCCGTTGACTCATTGTCCCAACCAGGTATACATCGTGGGCCACATGCCACCAGGTGTTGATGAACGTCACCTGGGCACCCAGCACAACCAGTTGACTTTCACGGAGCGCAATAACCAGCGTTACCTGGACATGGTGCGCCGCTTTGCGCCGGTCATCCAGGGTCAGTTCTTCGGACACCTTCACTCGGACACCTTCCGTCTGATCTACGATGCCAAAGGTTAAGTACTACTCTGATTATTTCTACAGCCATAAAAACACCTTGAAGATTAGTACCACTTTAAGCatattaacaaatttaaagtGGTTAGTAACTAAATATCTTGGAAATACGTGGTCTGTGGAGataattcgttacatttttgcCCACAACTAacaatggtttctttttcGGCTGACAGGCAATCCCATTTCCTGGCTGATGATTGCCCCATCGATTGTGCCCCGCAAGGCGGGCATCGGCTCATCGAATAATCCCGCCCTGCGGCTCTACAAGTTCGACACGGGCAGCGGCCAGGTGCTGGACTACACGCAGTTCTGGCTGGACCTGCCACTGGCCAACCGGGCCAACGAGCCCACCTGGCAGCCGGAGTACAACCTGACCCACTACTACGCCCTGCCGGAGATCTCCGCCGGAGCACTGCACAATTTCGCCGAGCGATTCACGGGCACCGACCTATCCTGGTTCACCAGGTAAATGCAAATGGTTTGGGGGCGAACTATGAGCGTGTTGATTGATTTGACCGGTAATCCTTGGAGCTCACAGATGGATTTGCTCCTGCAGGCGACAGTTTTGAAGGGGCAATGATGTTTGGGTATCTGGAGCACTAGTAAATTGATAAATTCAAGCTTTAAATCGTTTGAACAAGTTTAAAACCGAGCATTTGAAAAATAAGATAGCCCGTAAAAAATTAGGGATTTTTTCTGAAACTCAATTTAACGCTTAATTCACTTCATGATAAAGAAACAATAGGACGGTTTAGTTTTTTCCacgaaaatcaatttcaaatttaaacgTTTAACGGCTGACTTGTCCAATTGGTACGGAatataaaccatttaaaaaattaaataaatcgtATTATTTTCGTAAACCATTTCATTTGTGAGTCCTTAAAAAAGTGTAAGCccctttttgatttttttcttaatcCAATACCCCTTTGCAGCCCAGTAGTTATCACTTTACAAAGACcgatggcaaaaaaatagtcatattttttattgtgcaagctgttttaataaaataaatccgtttaaaattgaaaatccgCTGAAAACGTTTTTTcgcaattataattttttatcaAAACTCATTGCACATTTTATAGTGAGTTGCCCACTATCACCCCCCATCAAAATTGACTTAAATATTACCTcagcattttttattgatcaataagatttaaatttataaataatccGCTGATTTTGGTAGGGAAAAACGTTACTAAAAGGGGTCTTATGTGGGGATATATGAATATAGGAGAGTCTCGGCCAGGATCGCAATTCGTTCAGCAAACCATTTATATTCATCCGGAATATTAACGCCCTCCATTATCGTAAGCCTCCACTGGGAGACCCTTGTGCAGAGCAGAATTTAAGGGGCACAGGTAGACTTCTTCAATCAGGAcaccgctgaaccactttcgcCCGCCCGTGTGGTGTTGCAATATGTAAATCAAAGTGGGAGATAGCGGCCCGGCTAAGAGCATTTATGAAAGCCCGGCTGGCCGGCGATACAGGCCAAAGCAAACAGGGACTTCAAATGACGCTCATACTACTCCCATGGACCATTCTTTTTACCCGGCTCATACCCtccgctgtttttttttgtgcccacAGATACCACCGAGCCAACGCCGTGCGATATCATTCCGGGTCGGCCTGCCCCGGACTCTGCATGCTCAATCATTACTGCGCCATCACGCGCCTGGACTACGATGAGTTCCGACTCTGCCTggagaaggagcagctggCTCTGCAAGGACACGCCCCCGCCGCCCTAATGCCCACATCCTGGAGCTGGCTGCTCGGCGTGCTCGCCGCTTTTTATGGCCTCCACGCGGGGCGATGGTCAGGGGGATGCAACAATTGCCACATCCAGCGAATTTAAGCGTTCTCGCTTAAGCGGAACCATATCAATGTGGGGCAAGACCCCAGGATGCGCaggcactcagaaaaaaaaaagatgacaGCTTCTAGGCAAATTATGAGGGAATCAAGAATACCCTTGAGCTCAATGATAGGATAAAACGACGAAGGTCCTTTCAAAATGTGATGTATATGTTCATTGTTACGAGATGTTTGAGTTTAGAAAGCAGGGTAATTGTTTTTGgaaattatttgaaaagtttGAAGTTGTACTAATACAGTTAGTTTTATTATTACGAAGCTTGCCCTATCTTTAGTTTTATAGTAAAcatcaaaaatgattttaatggcaattGCTACCTATAAGGTcgtttttttctgagtgcccCGATGCGGAAATAGATAGTAATGGATATACGTAGGAATGGGTGAGCTAACAATGGTCGAGCTAGAGGGTTCGAGGACGAAGGATAACGTGGCTGAGCAATTCCTATATACAAGTATAGCGCTAATTTACTCTCAATTATGCTGCATATGAGCCAGTATGCGAGCCATatcgtttgtgtgtgtgatatGATTACAAAGAATCGTCTCTGCATGTGTATTCGCGGATATATATGCCtctatgtatatgtgtattgTATGGACttggatatatatgtatgtatctgtatatgtTTATCTGGATGTACTTATTGTATATGAAATAAAcgaaaacttttaatgttaCTGCCCTTGCTCAATTTGTTTTCCGTTGGCGTCGCTTCGTCTCCgctttctataaatatttaagcaacaaATTGTGGTGTAAATAAATGTGTTAATTTGCGCAAACAAGTCAGCAGTTAAATAAAACGATTGCAGATGCTGTCCGGGTTTTCCGGGAAAAATTCGAGGGTTACAGTCCGGGTTTCCAGCACTTTTTACGACCACGGCCATTAAACGGCGTAAACCGCAGCGCAGTCGTATAAAAAAGTCATTGACAATGGCCGGACCAAGTCGAAGGAGTCATGGACGCTTGTCTCACTATCCAGAGGAACATGCATATGGATGGCAGGATGTGTTCCAAGGACATTCTGTATTACCATTTCGCAGCGAATTCACCGGAAATCATTGAGTATTAATGTGGAATAAATTAATCTTCAGAAACCAATTTATTCTCTTAAAATTCATGTATGTACgcatgcaattttaaattttaattcatttcgTTTCTAGGTTTTCAAGGTTAATAAAAACAGTCATGGTCTTGTAGTATTGCATTCTTAAGTTTGTTAGAAGCTTAACGAAAATACACTTAGCATACTGTTGTTCTGTTTTCTTCCCTCAATTTCCTAATACCTCAATATTTCACAACTCGTAACGCAAAAACAACTGCAAAAGTCAAACATTTTCCCTGCCATTTTGCAAAGTTCTGGTTAAGTCACATAGTTCCCAAAACTTCCATAAAGGTGCACATAAAGGTcgttaaagaaaatttaaggAGCGTTCCCTCGGCGATTGGCACTCCCGTTGCGAACTTAGTTTACCCATGAGGCACTGAAAGATGGATATCCAAGTGCAATTATATGCATAATAGATAGGCATATCTACATCTACAAATTCAATCCGCATGCAAATGATTGCCTTTctgatttgaatttgattcgAATGTTGTTCAATTTAGTATCTGAGAACATGCCGCCAATGGTAACTAAGATACCTTGTATCGCAACCCAAGTCGATTCATAAGTAATGCATGAGCGGCCACCGAATGACCCCAAGAACATGTTGCACGGCcatgccaccacccacccactaaCCCACTAACCAACCCACCCACTATCTTTCCACCAACAACCCActaaccaaccacccacctcccaATTTCCATCGGCATGCGTGACTCCGGTACGTGATGGTCAAGTAAATTATAGGCGAAATTGAAACGGCCATCCTCGAGGATGCGGCGCCTGGCCTGGCTGTTAGTTTTCACAACTTGGCCCAAACCACCGGGGGGAGTTTAAAGTATTCGGCCGATAAGTCATTGCTTAATTTGAGGCAGCAGGTgatggccaaagccaaagtaTTGCCACCTGAAGAGTGATAGATTTTACCTaaattatacccgttacttgtagagtaaaagggtatactagatacGTTAGTAAGTATGTAACAAGTAgatttatcaaatttaatatcaaatattaaatttaaaaccgcttttaagtttcaattatatttatgtacatttaatttgTCTGAATAAACGAAAACAATGCGCAATTGTTTGCATAAAAAATGGAATAATAGATGCAACAAGTTAAACGAATATGAGGGAAAGATTTTGTAATACATATAACACAAGCATGCAATTAACAAATTCATTGTTGGTCcaataaaaatacacaaatatcttttcttatttattttgatgtgAATATTTTgcgataaattaaatatttgccaataaCTAGTTTGGCACAGTTAtgcttatattttttaatacataTTGCTGTTTATTGAATAGCAAAGCAAAGTATTTTGGCAGCATATTAATTTTGCCCAACAATTTGTTGGacatgtttttaattacaacaaagttattatttatccCATTTGCTGGCaacttatttaatattcaaatgttGCGGAAAGTG
It contains:
- the LOC6737494 gene encoding acid sphingomyelinase-like phosphodiesterase 3b; amino-acid sequence: MLLAPISWLGFLLAYSGLPGAQARIGYFWHISDLHLDTLYSTQGDIYRSCWELARSVSGSNANSAASEPPGPFGHYNCDSPWSLIESAVKTMKAKQGDNVEFVLWTGDALSHSAQPLSEQKQHEILRNITELLGRSFSSQFIFPVLGHEDGSGSYRRLGELWRHWLPSEALVTFDQGGYYSIEQTKSRLRIVALNTNFMRLDPDPDPRASLSLRWPAEYFAEPKASVSSISPEDELLAEQQWLWLEEVLTKSKEKQETVYIVGHMPPGVDERHLGTQHNQLTFTERNNQRYLDMVRRFAPVIQGQFFGHLHSDTFRLIYDAKGNPISWLMIAPSIVPRKAGIGSSNNPALRLYKFDTGSGQVLDYTQFWLDLPLANRANEPTWQPEYNLTHYYALPEISAGALHNFAERFTGTDLSWFTRYHRANAVRYHSGSACPGLCMLNHYCAITRLDYDEFRLCLEKEQLALQGHAPAALMPTSWSWLLGVLAAFYGLHAGRWSGGCNNCHIQRI
- the LOC6737491 gene encoding probable insulin-like peptide 2 yields the protein MSKPVSFISMVAVILLASSTVKLAQGTLCSEKLNEVLSMVCEEYNPVIPHKRAMPGADSDLDPLNPLQFVQEFEEEDNSISEPLRSALFPGSYLGGVLSSLAEVRRRTRQRQGIVERCCKKSCDMKALREYCSVVRN
- the LOC6737490 gene encoding probable insulin-like peptide 1, whose translation is MFSQHNGAAAHGLRLQSLLIAAMLTAAMAMATPTGSGHHLLPPGNHKLCGPALSDAMDVVCPHGFNTLPRKRESLLLANSDDDEDAKQEEEDDSSMWQTLDGTGYSFSPLLTNLYGSEVLIKTRRRYRRHLTGGVYDECCVKTCSYLELAIYCLPK
- the LOC6737492 gene encoding probable insulin-like peptide 3, encoding MGIEMRCQGRRILLPSLLLLILMIGGVQATMKLCGRKLPETLSKLCVYGFNAMTKRTLDPVNFNLIDGFEDRSLLERLLSDSSVQMLKTRRLRDGVFDECCLKSCTMDEVLRYCAAKPRT
- the LOC6737493 gene encoding probable insulin-like peptide 4 yields the protein MSLIRLGLALLLLLATVSQLLQPVQGRRKMCGEALIQALDVICVNGFTRRVRRSTASKDARVRDLIRKLQQPDEDTEQETETGRLKQKHTDADTEKGVPPAGGSGRKLRRHRRRIAHECCKEGCTYDDILDYCA